Proteins from one Scylla paramamosain isolate STU-SP2022 chromosome 3, ASM3559412v1, whole genome shotgun sequence genomic window:
- the LOC135090973 gene encoding chymotrypsinogen B-like: MASRASLLVMLAAVVILPPPASSQNRKTIANPDFPCGEPYGPNGELPESSRRKRQILFPDEPKYADYLQLLLGKAFTRAKENTEDDAEADKGFCGANVISDQFILTAGHCVEGSTEKITTVILGDIDLTQEDEENSRVGTYEITDIFVHPEYSHDSPTRYHDVALLKTKTKIQFNDAVFPMCISDEIPAPGTIVIISGFGYYNATHRPDYLLEANFTVMDTTECEAIYLQHGQEAFVRVKYPNLLKGTDIICAIDDVSDACQGDSGGPVLREKDGKMFIEGIVSGGANCHANFKSVLPGLYTSIAKQIDFIDRHVYGSAAAVP, encoded by the exons ATGGCAAGTAGGGCAAGCCTCCTCGTGATGTTGGCCGCCGTGGTGATCTTGCCTCCACCAGCCTCCTCCCAGAACAGGAAAACCATCGCCAACCCGGACTTCC CGTGTGGCGAGCCTTACGGACCCAATGGGGAGCTGCCGGAGAGTAGCAGGAGGAAGCGGCAGATCCTCTTCCCCGACGAACCGAAGTACGCGGACTACTTGCAGCTGCTGCTTGGTAAAGCCTTCACACGCGCCAAGGAG aaTACCGAGGATGATGCAGAAGCTGATAAAGGTTTTTGCGGTGCCAACGTCATCAGCGACCAGTTTATCCTCACAGCCGGTCACTGCGTGGAGGGCAGCACTGAGAA GATAACAACGGTGATCTTGGGCGACATTGATCTGACccaagaggatgaagaaaactCCAGGGTCGGCACCTATGAGATAACAGATATCTTCGTCCACCCTGAATATAGCCA CGACAGCCCAACGCGCTACCACGATGTGGCGCTGCTCAAAACGAAGACAAAAATACAGTTCAACGACGCTGTCTTCCCCATGTGCATATCCGATGAGATTCCAGCCCCGGGAACCATCGTCATCATTTCCGGTTTCGGTTACTACAATGCCA CCCACCGGCCAGACTATCTGCTGGAGGCAAACTTCACGGTTATGGACACAACCGAGTGTGAGGCCATCTACCTGCAGCATGGCCAGGAGGCGTTCGTCAGAGTCAAGTACCCAAACCTGCTGAAGGGAACTGACATCATCTGTGCCATAGACGACGTATCCGACGCCTGCCAG GGAGACTCCGGTGGCCCAGTACTgagggagaaggatgggaaaatGTTCATTGAAGGGATCGTGTCGGGAGGAGCAAACTGCCACGCGAACTTCAAGTCGGTGCTGCCCGGCCTGTACACCAGTATAGCCAAGCAGATAGACTTCATCGACAGGCATGTGTAcgggtctgctgctgctgtgccctag